One part of the Hydra vulgaris chromosome 01, alternate assembly HydraT2T_AEP genome encodes these proteins:
- the LOC136074047 gene encoding interferon-induced very large GTPase 1-like: protein MQNLCDFIQNEVSLKIESVTLIWNVLKYEVSKYCLCYKLDDDWSICSIELENVLMSYKNDKLLYEAKICCDKPGKYCFQIQSVCKFGESKWSKEYFYLKSTEDEDFPDIDGQCDNHDIKNFYHMNDIITDSDILWALKSYGWIIETNSSVPAKSKSIAAMRLLQDITRMKYQSFNIPLQWQEKLGTHTAVNHPMDILHDVILKADFSLRSKLYQKLAFFHLSVPVIFPSPQDLYMNLSLKSIIVARRENDMLIEENVTKSPLCVISMLRIGQQAISSWSKSKLCNDLIGFNNIPKLGSCGFYSRNALSSNMNRKTSEGAVEGLWYHKLTHKKKEFSEAFSLLNLRGNALHHIHLAALLASASDVLFALCGIDMFKDEQHLALLKALTNDNSQSSLKKLVILMTKESAGHVRSNRAMFENICRNVKWKIIDENYHKLLQSLTVEIEETLEKNLQKLSLNERFSKVTPEYVSKNKAKVVSDSFLNEVDLMKKSNTQERAQIRKKLFPIQSTIKRYAEAQKKESRTRNLDQKYKYRDEIFTVRKEQFEIIKEGLPDLTSLFLRKIYKSNYMMRIRYLSDVKSYLDDWSFTHLSDVRNQYSIANKKLNLLKKKETKNINDELSFSKDQRDLQMLCDNLSNILLDISIGVETIIREIGGIYETLSRNRHNLNKELTNCMNMLPELAASLLLNGVALELLDGDGLSVPVFWLKDVFKVFKKSYKKFYGLKHEPRIFVLTVLGTQSSGKSTLLNTMFGIQFPVSAGRCTKGAYLQLIPVSLENDKNNAILVVDTEGLGAPEYKNNNTHDNEIATFVLGISDIAILNVRGELPNDIENFLEVSICALMRMDMVDFHPNVVFVHQNCDPSA from the exons aTGCAAAACTTGTgtgattttattcaaaatgag GTATCTCTCAAAATAGAAAGTGTTACCTTAATATGGAATGTACTGAAATATGAAGTTTCGAAATATTGTCTCTGTTATAAGCTGGATGATGATTGGTCAATATGTTCCATTGAGTTAGAAAATGTTCTCATGAGTTATAAAAATGACAAACTTCTTTACGAGGCGAAGATATGTTGTGACAAACCAGGAAAATACTGTTTTCAAATTCAATCCGTTTGTAAGTTTGGTGAAAGTAAATGGAGCAAGGaatacttttacttaaaaagtacAGAG GATGAAGATTTTCCAGATATTGATGGTCAGTGTGATAATCACGACATTAAAAACTTCTACCACATGAATGACATAATCACTGATAGTGATATACTTTGGGCATTAAAAAGTTATGGCTGGATTATAGAAACTAACTCATCAGTACCagcaaaaagtaaaagtattgCAGCAATGAGATTGCTACAGGATATTACAAGGATGAAATATCAATCTTTCAATATACCATTACAATGGCAAGAAAAACTTGGAACGCATACCGCAGTTAACCACCCAATGGATATCTTACATGATGTAATTCTTAAAGCTGACTTCTCGTTAAGAAGCAAGCTTTACCAAAAGCTTGCCTTTTTTCACCTTTCTGTCCCCGTGATATTTCCGTCCCCTCAAGACCTATACATGAATTTGTCTCTTAAAAGTATAATAGTAGCGAGGCGCGAAAACGATATGTTAATTGAGGAAAATGTTACTAAATCTCCGCTTTGCGTAATTTCAATGTTGCGTATTGGTCAACAGGCAATTAGTAGCTGGTCTAAATCAAAACTCTGTAACGATTTAATAGGTTTCAATAATATTCCAAAATTAGGGAGTTGTGGTTTTTACTCAAGAAACGCTCTTTCAAGTAATATGAACAGAAAAACATCAGAGGGAGCAGTTGAAGGACTATGGTATCATAAgttaacacacaaaaaaaaggaattttccGAAGCTTTTTCTTTGCTAAACCTAAGAGGAAATGCTCTTCACCACATTCACTTGGCCGCATTACTTGCTTCAGCTTCGGATGTGTTATTCGCACTTTGTGGCATAGATATGTTCAAAGATGAGCAACATTTAGCTCTTCTAAAGGCTTTAACTAATGACAACAGCCAATCATCTTTGAAAAAACTGGTAATTTTGATGACAAAAGAATCAGCTGGACATGTAAGAAGTAATCGTGCTATGTTTGAAAATATCTGTCGCAATGTTAAATGGAAGATAATTGATGAAAACTATCATAAACTATTACAATCGTTGACAGTTGAAATAGAAGAaactcttgaaaaaaatttacaaaaactcaGTCTAAACGAAAGGTTTTCCAAAGTAACTCCAgaatatgtttcaaaaaataaagcaaaagttGTCAGTGACTCCTTTCTTAATGAAGTAGATCTAATGAAAAAGTCAAACACTCAAGAGAGAGCACAAATTAGAAAGAAATTATTTCCGATACAGTCTACAATAAAACGATACGCAGaagcacaaaaaaaagaaagtagaaCTCGGAATCTTGATCAGAAATATAAGTACAGAGATGAAATCTTTACTGTTAGAAAGGAGCAGTTCGAAATAATAAAAGAAGGTCTTCCTGATCTTACGTCGTTATTCCTGAGaaagatatataaaagtaattacaTGATGAGGATCAGATATTTAAGTgatgttaaaagttatttagatGATTGGTCTTTTACGCACCTTTCTGATGTTCGCAATCAATACTCAATTGCCAATAAGAAGTTAAATTTACTAAAGAAAAAGGAAACCAAAAATATAAACGACGAATTATCATTTTCCAAAGATCAACGGGATCTGCAAATGCTCTGCGATAACCTAAGCAATATTTTATTGGATATATCTATAGGAGTTGAAACTATTATTCGTGAGATTGGTGGGATATATGAAACACTATCTAGAAACCGTCACAATTTAAACAAAGAACTCACCAATTGCATGAACATGCTTCCTGAATTAGCAGCGTCCTTGCTTTTAAATGGAGTTGCGTTGGAACTATTAGATGGTGACGGATTATCAGTCCCAGTATTTTGGCTGAAAGATGTATTTAAGGTGTTCAAAAAATCCTATAAGAAGTTTTATGGCCTAAAGCATGAACCAAGAATCTTTGTATTAACAGTGCTTGGAACTCAAAGCTCTGGTAAATCAACTTTACTGAACACCATGTTTGGAATACAGTTTCCTGTGAGTGCTGGGCGCTGCACAAAAGGAGcttatttacaattaattcCAGTTTCTTTGGAAAACGACAAGAATAATGCAATCCTTGTTGTTGATACAGAAGGATTAGGCGCTCCTGagtacaaaaataacaatacccACGATAACGAAATAGCAACCTTCGTTCTTGGGATTTCAGATATTGCAATACTTAATGTGCGCGGAGAGTTACCAAATGACATAGAGAACTTTTTAGAAGTAAGTATTTGCGCGCTTATGAGAATGGATATGGTAGATTTTCATCCGAATGTCGTGTTTGTTCATCAAAACTGTGATCCATCTGCGtaa